A genomic stretch from Malus domestica chromosome 15, GDT2T_hap1 includes:
- the LOC103400147 gene encoding putative pumilio homolog 8, chloroplastic, with protein MQTHTPIETLSLPISVSDWSSFSPCFSIAPQLRIFLSVSPPSQFQNPPISQKTSESSKLFLSQDSRVGISSLLRRRMEGFRCFPETKSLWAPKFSSPECVPGSSSSQNHIGGESHSDQTLEAAFSRLNVSAFSRQQPRISGIDGGDHSNGSALNYPSSEHGYSGGNSLPFGGGESLQSALSLQSGGDRVFGNLGLENCWVDSDITNGSNGFVPNQECWVHSDIAGFSETLDRLSLADLRGKIAALAKEQHGCRFLQKTMDVAPNRDVIDLIFLEVMENVVVLMLDPHGNYVVQKLVEVCTEEQRTRMLSKLIMESHTSLVCIALDNRGTRTVQKLLRYVTNQEQVSLIMGALSPGAAVLSKNNNGQHVIEYCLENFSEEDNRGLLCVVAINCSTIGKDKSGCCVLQKCVEHSSGENRERLVNAVIGKATVLAVDRYGNYVVQHLLGLRIPRITQNLLRQLHGSYISVSLNKYGSCVVEKCLSESSEEQSSQIIFELVTHPNVSMLLVHQYGNYVIQTALEVSKGIYHEALLNLVGLYSDFLRGNSYGRKVLARRDRCLRHK; from the exons ATGCAAACTCACACCCCTATTGAAACTCTCTCACTTCCCATTTCAGTCTCTGACTGGTCAAGCTTTTCCCCTTGTTTTTCAATTGCCCCCCAATTAAGAATCTTCCTCTCAGTCTCTCCCCCATCGCAATTTCAGAATCCCCCTATCTCTCAAAAAACCTCCGAAAGTTCGAAGCTTTTTCTCTCTCAAGACTCCAGAGTCGGAATCTCATCCCTGTTGAGGCGGAGAATGGAGGGTTTTCGGTGCTTCCCGGAAACGAAGTCGCTTTGGGCTCCGAAATTTTCGTCGCCAGAATGTGTGCCCGGAAGCTCATCGTCGCAGAACCACATTGGGGGAGAATCCCATTCTGATCAAACCCTGGAGGCTGCCTTTTCTCGCCTAAATGTGTCAGCTTTCAGCCGCCAGCAGCCGCGTATTTCTGGCATTGACGGCGGAGATCACAGTAATGGATCGGCGCTGAACTACCCATCAAGCGAACACGGATATAGCGGCGGAAATTCGTTGCCTTTTGGAGGCGGAGAGTCGTTACAGAGTGCTCTGAGCTTGCAGAGCGGCGGGGATCGGGTTTTTGGGAACCTTGGTCTTGAAAATTGCTGGGTGGACTCTGATATTACTAATGGCTCGAATGGCTTTGTTCCCAATCAAGAGTGCTGGGTGCATTCTGACATTGCTGGGTTTAGTGAAACACTGGATCGGTTGTCGTTGGCTGATTTGCGCGGAAAAATTGCTGCTTTGGCCAAGGAGCAGCACGGCTGTCGTTTTCTGCAGAAAACAATGGATGTTGCACCGAACAGGGATGTGATTGATTTGATATTCTTGGAGGTTATGGAAAATGTGGTCGTTTTGATGCTTGACCCTCACGGGAACTATGTCGTCCAGAAGCTTGTGGAGGTCTGCACTGAAGAGCAGAGGACCCGTATGCTTTCGAAGTTGATAATGGAGAGTCATACGTCACTGGTTTGTATTGCCCTGGACAATCGCGG GACTCGCACTGTACAGAAATTATTGCGGTATGTTACTAACCAAGAGCAAGTGTCGCTGATTATGGGAGCTCTGAGCCCTGGTGCCGCTGTGTTGAGTAAGAACAACAACGGCCAACATGTGATCGAATATTGCTTAGAGAATTTTTCTGAGGAAGACAACAGG GGCCTTCTATGTGTGGTGGCTATTAACTGTTCTACGATTGGGAAGGACAAAAGTGGCTGTTGTGTGCTACAAAAGTGCGTTGAGCACTCTAGTGGTGAAAATAGAGAACGCCTGGTTAATGCTGTCATAGGGAAAGCAACAGTACTTGCAGTAGATCGCTACGG AAACTACGTGGTGCAACATTTACTGGGTTTGAGGATCCCGCGAATCACACAAAATCTTTTGAGACAACTTCATGGCAGTTATATTTCTGTATCGTTGAATAAGTACGGTAGTTGCGTTGTGGAGAAATGCTTGTCTGAGTCAAGCGAAGAACAATCTTCACAGATTATATTTGAGCTGGTTACCCACCCAAATGTGTCAATGCTTCTTGTTCACCAGTATGGGAACTATGTCATCCAGACAGCACTCGAGGTTTCTAAG GGTATCTACCATGAAGCTCTACTAAATCTGGTTGGTTTATACTCCGACTTCTTGCGTGGGAATTCTTATGGAAGAAAGGTACTGGCTCGGCGTGACAGGTGCCTGCGGCATAAATAG
- the LOC103455925 gene encoding metal transporter Nramp2-like, with translation MSAQLREHDDESLKLRDDVDDDEANRLLQPQSLSLSSSSTWDDGEEEVAFEAREKILIVDDAVDDDSTAVPPFSWKKLWLFTGPGFLMSIAFLDPGNLEGDLQSGAIAGYSLLWLLMWATAMGLLVQLLSARVGVATGRHLAELCREEYPKWAGFVLWFMAELALIGADIQEVIGSAIAIQILSHGFLPLWAGVLITALDCFIFLFLENYGVRKLEAVFAVLIATMGLSFAWMFVDTKPSGKELLMGIVVPRLSSKTIRQAVGVVGCVIMPHNVFLHSALVQSRNIDPNKKGRVQEALNYYSIESSIALLISFMINLFVTTVFAKGFYGTKQADSIGLVNAGQFLQEKYGGGLYPILYIWGIGLLAAGQSSTITGTYAGQFIMGGFLNLRLKKWLRALITRSFAIVPTIIVAIIFNRSEASLDVLNEWLNVLQSIQIPFALIPLLTLVSKEQVMGVFKIGPVLEKVAWTVAVLVMVINGYLLLDFFISEVRGVLFALVVCSGTAAYVTFVIYLVSRSGVLPYTFFSSLSKRLADSGS, from the exons ATGAGCGCCCAATTGCGCGAACACGACGACGAGTCGTTGAAGCTGCGAGACGACGTCGACGACGACGAAGCTAACCGCCTTCTGCAGCCGCAGTCGCTCTCGCTGTCATCGTCGTCGACATGGGACGACGGCGAGGAGGAGGTGGCCTTCGAGGCGCGGGAGAAGATCCTGATCGTCGACGACGCCGTCGACGACGATTCCACGGCGGTCCCGCCTTTTTCGTGGAAGAAGCTGTGGCTGTTCACCGGTCCGGGTTTTCTGATGAGCATAGCATTTCTGGATCCGGGCAATTTAGAAGGGGATCTCCAGTCGGGCGCGATTGCCGGTTACTCGCTGCTATGGCTTTTAATGTGGGCCACCGCCATGGGGCTCCTGGTCCAGCTGCTCTCCGCCCGGGTCGGGGTCGCGACGGGTCGGCACTTGGCGGAGCTTTGTAGGGAGGAGTATCCGAAATGGGCTGGGTTCGTGCTCTGGTTCATGGCGGAGCTGGCGTTGATTGGGGCGGATATTCAGGAGGTCATTGGGAGCGCCATTGCGATTCAGATTCTGAGCCATGGGTTCTTGCCGCTATGGGCTGGAGTTCTGATTACGGCGTTGGATTG TttcatctttttatttcttgAGAACTATGGGGTGAGGAAGTTGGAAGCTGTGTTTGCAGTTCTCATAGCAACTATGGGTTTATCGTTTGCCTGGATGTTTgttgacacaaaaccgagtggGAAAGAACTTCTAATGG GTATTGTGGTTCCAAGACTTAGCTCAAAAACAATTCGGCAGGCTGTGGGAGTTGTGGGTTGCGTCATTATGCCACACAACGTATTTTTGCATTCTGCTCTGGTACAGTCAAGAAACATTGATCCGAACAAGAAAGGAAGGGTTCAAGAGGCACTAAACTACTACTCAATTGAGTCATCAATTGCACTTTTGATCTCCTTCATGATCAATTTGTTTGTCACCACTGTTTTTGCAAAGGGATTCTATGGTACGAAACAAGCTGACAGTATAGGACTAGTAAATGCAGGTCAATTTCTTCAGGAGAAGTATGGAGGAGGGCTTTATCCGATTCTTTATATCTGGGGTATTGGGTTATTGGCGGCTGGACAAAGTAGCACAATTACGGGGACGTATGCTGGGCAGTTTATAATGGGAGGATTCCTTAATCTCCGTTTGAAGAAGTGGCTGAGGGCATTGATCACACGGAGTTTTGCAATTGTGCCTACTATAATTGTAGCAATTATTTTTAACAGATCTGAGGCTTCGTTGGATGTTTTGAATGAATGGCTCAATGTCCTTCAGTCGATTCAGATTCCTTTTGCTCTTATTCCACTTCTTACCTTGGTGTCCAAGGAGCAGGTCATGGGGGTCTTTAAGATTGGACCTGTTCTCGAG AAAGTGGCATGGACTGTGGCTGTTTTGGTGATGGTGATCAATGGTTATCTGTTGTTGGATTTCTTCATTTCTGAAGTTAGAGGAGTGCTGTTTGCTCTTGTGGTCTGCAGTGGCACGGCTGCGTATGTAACATTTGTCATATATCTTGTTTCACGGAGTGGTGTTCTTCCTTATACTTTTTTCAGTTCACTGTCCAAGAGGTTGGCAGATTCAGGTAGCTGA